Proteins from a genomic interval of Ndongobacter massiliensis:
- the dctP gene encoding TRAP transporter substrate-binding protein DctP, with the protein MKKKNLIVVLFATLSIFLFSSCSHGGLGGDQIVWRFAHEETPGSIQDRYAHEFKRLVEEEFDGKIHVEIYRAGEIGSVSDYLEFQQEGLLAFSILNPGTTSTTIPENNVFYNHFLLPENYKDIQELFKTSKAIPMLNAINERQNLKVLDWFYEGFNYWTADTEIRSPQDFSGVSIRTMASPLIVASYSAYNANPTPMPYTEVYTGLQLKQIDAQVNPLFAIQEMHFNEVQDYLIGARQDGFVASLVTSPHFWEGLDSDTKAKVEEIVDKLNEFVFEDQEKLNQERLQMMLDDSDINYIELNEEERAVFREAALPVRAVFLKSVGEEGAEILRILDEDSQRIREKNRDR; encoded by the coding sequence ATGAAAAAGAAAAATTTAATAGTAGTACTGTTTGCAACTCTATCTATATTTTTGTTTAGCTCATGTTCTCACGGTGGACTGGGAGGAGATCAGATTGTTTGGAGATTTGCTCACGAAGAAACACCAGGTTCTATCCAAGATAGATATGCTCACGAGTTTAAAAGATTAGTAGAAGAAGAATTCGATGGGAAAATTCATGTAGAAATTTATCGTGCAGGAGAAATTGGATCAGTAAGTGACTATTTGGAATTCCAACAAGAAGGGCTACTTGCATTTTCAATTCTAAACCCAGGAACTACATCTACTACTATTCCTGAAAACAACGTTTTTTATAATCACTTCTTACTTCCTGAAAACTATAAAGATATCCAGGAATTATTTAAAACCAGCAAAGCGATTCCTATGCTTAATGCAATAAACGAACGTCAAAACCTAAAAGTTTTGGATTGGTTCTATGAAGGTTTTAATTACTGGACTGCAGATACCGAAATTCGCTCTCCACAAGATTTTTCCGGTGTTAGTATTAGAACTATGGCATCCCCCTTAATCGTAGCAAGCTATTCAGCGTATAACGCAAACCCTACACCGATGCCTTACACTGAAGTATATACAGGACTTCAACTGAAACAAATTGACGCCCAAGTAAACCCGCTTTTTGCCATTCAAGAGATGCACTTTAACGAAGTACAAGATTATCTTATTGGAGCGCGCCAAGACGGTTTCGTCGCTTCACTTGTAACTTCTCCACACTTCTGGGAAGGGTTAGATTCTGATACTAAGGCGAAAGTTGAAGAAATTGTAGATAAATTAAATGAGTTCGTATTTGAGGACCAAGAAAAACTTAACCAAGAAAGATTACAAATGATGCTCGATGATAGTGATATTAACTACATTGAACTTAATGAAGAAGAGAGAGCCGTCTTTAGAGAGGCTGCTCTTCCAGTACGAGCTGTATTCTTAAAATCTGTTGGTGAAGAAGGTGCTGAAATTTTGAGAATTTTAGACGAAGATTCTCAAAGGATTAGGGAAAAAAATCGAGATCGTTAG